In Brevibacillus brevis, a genomic segment contains:
- a CDS encoding aldehyde dehydrogenase family protein gives METKSYDLYIGGEWVKTDTYIPVYHKYSGECIAQIAKAQRGHVSDAVEKAWKTFKQDSLTPFQRYKILLKASELMEARREEMELSLIREVGKTRKDAANELDRTINTLRLSAEEAKKIHGEMVPLQATEGSENRLGFTIRVPKGVIGAITPFNYPLLLSTHKIAPAIAAGNTLVVKPATVTPIATYLLVEVLEEAGLPKGYVNIVTGAGSEVGEWLLDEERIAMYTFTGSGEVGRHIKERSGMRPVALELGNNSPNIVHFDADLELAARQTAARSFHNAGQACIAVQRIYVHESVFEEFSDLYISEVKKLKVGNPEDPDTDVGPMISEKEASRTEEWVQEAISQGAKALLPIKREGALFYPAVLVDTRPEMKVVCREVFAPVVTIIPYSDLDDAFAQANDSDYGLQAGIFTRDLNIAMKAARVLEYGGVVINDVSTYRNDIMPYGGVKNSGLGKEGPRYAVEEMTDERMVVINL, from the coding sequence ATGGAAACGAAATCGTATGATTTGTACATCGGCGGAGAATGGGTGAAAACAGACACCTACATCCCGGTCTACCACAAATATTCCGGCGAATGTATCGCGCAAATTGCCAAAGCGCAAAGGGGCCACGTGTCAGACGCGGTCGAGAAGGCATGGAAGACGTTCAAGCAGGACAGCCTCACCCCTTTTCAGCGGTACAAGATCTTGCTGAAAGCGTCCGAGCTGATGGAGGCCCGCAGGGAGGAGATGGAGCTGTCCCTGATCCGGGAAGTCGGCAAAACGCGAAAAGACGCGGCGAATGAGCTCGACCGGACTATCAATACACTGCGCCTGTCGGCTGAAGAAGCCAAGAAGATCCACGGGGAGATGGTTCCCCTGCAAGCGACGGAAGGCTCGGAAAACCGCCTGGGCTTCACGATCCGCGTGCCGAAGGGCGTCATCGGCGCTATCACGCCGTTCAACTACCCCCTCTTGCTCAGCACGCACAAAATCGCACCGGCCATCGCGGCGGGAAACACGCTGGTCGTCAAGCCGGCTACGGTGACGCCGATCGCGACATACCTGCTGGTAGAGGTGCTGGAGGAAGCCGGACTGCCAAAAGGGTACGTGAACATCGTGACAGGGGCGGGCAGCGAGGTGGGAGAGTGGCTGCTGGACGAAGAGAGGATCGCCATGTACACCTTCACCGGCTCCGGTGAAGTCGGGCGCCACATCAAGGAGCGCAGCGGCATGCGGCCTGTAGCGCTGGAGCTCGGCAACAACTCCCCGAACATCGTGCACTTTGACGCCGACCTGGAGCTGGCAGCACGCCAGACAGCCGCGCGCAGCTTCCACAACGCCGGCCAGGCCTGCATCGCCGTACAGAGGATCTACGTCCACGAATCGGTTTTCGAAGAGTTTTCCGATCTGTACATCTCCGAGGTGAAAAAGCTGAAAGTGGGCAACCCGGAAGATCCGGACACGGATGTGGGGCCGATGATCAGCGAAAAAGAAGCCAGCCGTACCGAAGAATGGGTGCAGGAAGCGATCAGCCAGGGCGCTAAAGCACTGCTGCCGATCAAGCGGGAAGGGGCCCTGTTCTATCCGGCTGTGCTGGTCGACACCAGGCCGGAGATGAAAGTCGTGTGCCGGGAAGTGTTTGCTCCCGTCGTCACGATCATTCCGTACAGCGACCTGGACGACGCCTTCGCCCAGGCGAACGACTCCGATTACGGCCTCCAGGCAGGCATTTTCACCCGCGACCTGAACATCGCCATGAAGGCGGCTCGCGTGCTCGAATACGGGGGTGTCGTCATCAACGACGTGTCGACCTATCGCAACGACATCATGCCGTACGGAGGAGTCAAAAACAGCGGACTCGGCAAGGAAGGGCCGAGATACGCCGTAGAGGAAATGACAGATGAGCGGATGGTGGTGATCAATCTATGA
- a CDS encoding TRAP transporter large permease — translation MGTILFVSLVILLIINVPIAVALGLSVVIAFMAESNIPLLVVVQKMFNGTDSFPLMAVPFFLLAGKLMETGGISERLIRFANTLVGTLPGGLAIVAVLGCTFFAAISGSSAATTAAVGGILIPHMVNKGYDVRFSAALHAAGGTIGVMIPPSVPMVLYGVAASTSINDLFIAGIGPGILVALSLIVYSYWLSKKNGWGGGEKHSLGDIWKAFKDAILAILMPIIILGGIYGGIFTPTEAAVVAVIYGLIVGLFVYREIKWKDLGEIFAGSASMTAVIMLIIATANAFGFIMTRESIPQEIARFMLGITDSAFVTLLIINVLLLILGTFMETAVTIILMTPILLPITNALGIDPVLFGVIMVVNSAIGMLTPPVGLNLLVAGNIAKLSNSAIERAAVPFLILLCVDLLIITYVPEISLFLVNLSK, via the coding sequence ATGGGTACGATTCTTTTTGTTTCGCTTGTCATCCTGCTGATCATCAATGTGCCGATCGCCGTAGCGCTGGGGCTGTCGGTCGTCATCGCCTTTATGGCCGAAAGTAATATACCGCTGTTGGTCGTCGTGCAAAAAATGTTCAACGGTACGGACTCGTTTCCTTTGATGGCGGTTCCTTTCTTTCTGCTCGCAGGCAAGCTGATGGAGACGGGCGGGATTTCGGAGAGGCTGATCCGCTTTGCCAATACGCTGGTCGGGACGTTGCCGGGCGGACTTGCGATTGTCGCGGTCTTGGGCTGCACGTTTTTTGCTGCGATCTCCGGTTCGTCGGCCGCGACCACTGCCGCCGTGGGAGGCATCCTCATCCCGCACATGGTGAACAAAGGATACGACGTCCGTTTTTCCGCGGCGCTGCACGCGGCGGGCGGGACGATCGGCGTCATGATTCCGCCCAGTGTGCCGATGGTCTTGTACGGCGTGGCAGCCAGCACCTCCATCAACGATCTGTTCATCGCCGGGATTGGGCCCGGTATTCTTGTAGCGCTCTCGCTCATCGTGTACTCGTACTGGCTCAGCAAGAAAAACGGCTGGGGCGGTGGTGAGAAACACTCGCTCGGAGACATTTGGAAGGCCTTTAAAGATGCGATTTTGGCTATTCTGATGCCGATCATCATCCTGGGCGGCATATACGGCGGCATCTTCACGCCGACGGAAGCGGCAGTGGTAGCGGTCATCTACGGCTTGATCGTCGGTCTGTTCGTCTACCGGGAGATCAAGTGGAAGGACCTGGGTGAAATTTTTGCCGGCTCGGCCAGCATGACAGCCGTCATCATGCTGATTATTGCGACTGCCAACGCATTCGGATTTATCATGACCAGGGAAAGCATTCCCCAGGAGATCGCCCGATTCATGCTGGGGATTACCGATAGCGCATTTGTCACACTATTGATCATTAACGTATTGCTGCTGATATTGGGGACGTTCATGGAAACGGCGGTCACGATCATCCTCATGACACCGATCCTGCTGCCGATCACGAATGCGCTCGGAATCGATCCGGTCCTGTTCGGTGTGATCATGGTTGTCAACTCGGCGATCGGTATGCTGACGCCGCCGGTCGGACTCAACCTGCTGGTGGCCGGGAATATCGCCAAGCTGTCCAACTCGGCGATCGAGCGGGCAGCCGTCCCGTTTTTGATTCTCTTGTGCGTCGATTTGCTGATCATCACCTACGTGCCGGAGATCAGCTTGTTCCTGGTGAATTTGAGCAAGTAA
- a CDS encoding TRAP transporter substrate-binding protein produces MLRKKWSLLLSGVMSASLLLTACGGGGGQTAQPSGQNSGGQAAQTEAPKSDGQTFVFKAGHSLTEDHPYNVALKKMAEDVEKRSNGKVKIEVYPLSQLGAERELTEALTFGTADMEITSTAPVTNFYPKLGVLDLPFLFESREQAYKVLDGKVGQDILKDLSNANLVGLAWAENGFRHITNGTKDIKTPADVQGLKIRTQENPIHLAAFEALGAKPTPMAWTEALTALQQGVVDAQENPAIVAQTYKLYDSKQTHMSLTGHVYSAALILFSKPVWDKLPADVQQLLAEEAQKAGQYERELMIKMEQDAIGNLKSKGVVITEDVDKQAFRDAMKPVYDKFSGQFDKALVDEIMNTK; encoded by the coding sequence ATGTTGCGAAAAAAATGGAGTTTATTGTTGTCGGGAGTCATGTCGGCGTCGTTGCTGCTGACAGCGTGCGGAGGGGGCGGCGGGCAAACCGCCCAGCCTTCCGGTCAGAATAGCGGCGGACAGGCTGCGCAGACGGAGGCGCCCAAGAGTGACGGCCAAACCTTTGTATTCAAGGCGGGACACTCGCTGACCGAAGACCATCCGTACAACGTGGCGCTGAAAAAGATGGCGGAGGACGTGGAAAAGCGCTCCAACGGCAAGGTGAAAATCGAAGTGTACCCGCTGAGCCAGCTGGGCGCTGAACGGGAATTGACGGAAGCGCTTACCTTCGGGACGGCGGATATGGAGATCACCTCTACTGCCCCGGTGACCAACTTCTATCCGAAATTGGGCGTATTGGACCTGCCGTTCCTGTTCGAGAGCCGCGAGCAGGCCTACAAAGTGCTGGATGGCAAGGTCGGGCAAGACATTCTGAAGGATCTCAGCAACGCAAACCTGGTCGGCCTGGCTTGGGCTGAAAACGGTTTCCGGCATATTACGAACGGCACCAAAGACATTAAAACCCCCGCTGACGTGCAAGGGCTGAAGATCCGCACGCAGGAAAACCCGATCCACCTGGCTGCATTCGAGGCATTGGGCGCGAAGCCGACTCCGATGGCCTGGACGGAGGCATTGACCGCTTTGCAGCAAGGCGTCGTGGATGCGCAGGAAAACCCGGCAATCGTCGCGCAAACCTACAAGCTGTACGACTCCAAGCAAACGCACATGTCCTTGACGGGCCACGTCTACTCCGCAGCCTTGATCCTGTTCAGCAAGCCGGTGTGGGACAAGCTCCCCGCCGACGTGCAGCAGCTGCTCGCCGAGGAAGCGCAAAAGGCGGGTCAGTACGAGCGCGAGCTGATGATCAAGATGGAGCAGGATGCGATCGGCAACCTCAAATCCAAGGGTGTGGTCATTACCGAAGACGTGGACAAGCAGGCTTTCCGCGACGCGATGAAGCCTGTATACGACAAGTTTTCCGGGCAGTTTGACAAAGCGCTGGTGGACGAAATCATGAATACGAAATAA
- a CDS encoding sigma 54-interacting transcriptional regulator → MIALYRLDKELEKKIAALLEDTGHPVGYFYSIKSILDQMMNPFVVITAEPYGEELESFSLPVVCLSLDMNDVQRACQSISRTEGAPVRRAVIVCGTQKEKQWLEREYAQDPGVPGVPCSFRVREELQPLSGQTAYLLPVWSKHSLPQQPAAAPWHLVEPSIATLRRAVQQAESLMAYTRERLREKHLMEAVVNSAHDAVIAVDRHSQITLVNEHAKLLLGLNGDVLGKPITDYIPHSDMLRVLKTGRQELGDVATVFDRSIVINRIPVIVKDQIVGAVSNFKEINDIQKMEMALRKKLHENGLEARYRLDSIVGSSPEIAATRKQAALFAGTNATVLITGESGTGKELFAQGIHLESPRSVGPFLAVNCAALPESLLESELFGYEDGAFTGAKKGGKPGLFELAHGGTLFLDEIGEMPLRIQVLLLRVLQERRVRRVGGERIIPVDVRIVAATNRDLAAEIEQGHFRADLYYRINMLGLEIPPLRDRLSDIPELVDSMIQEVNEQHEQKVMRIDPEIYRLFQEYHWPGNVRELRNVVERMVLLARGGQVSRESVDFLFAKRKASLPPALVTAKDKRIGPEAEKIVAALHQAKHNKTLAAKVLGMDRTTLWRKMKQYNIE, encoded by the coding sequence ATGATCGCCCTATACAGACTGGACAAAGAGCTGGAGAAAAAAATAGCGGCCTTGCTGGAGGACACCGGACATCCCGTCGGGTACTTCTATTCCATCAAGTCGATTCTCGACCAAATGATGAATCCGTTCGTCGTCATCACGGCCGAACCGTACGGCGAGGAACTGGAGTCGTTTTCGCTGCCGGTCGTCTGCCTTTCCCTCGACATGAATGACGTGCAGAGGGCTTGCCAGTCCATCAGCCGGACGGAAGGAGCCCCTGTCCGGCGAGCAGTCATCGTATGCGGGACGCAGAAGGAGAAGCAGTGGCTGGAGCGCGAGTATGCGCAGGATCCGGGTGTCCCGGGGGTGCCGTGCTCCTTTCGGGTGCGGGAGGAATTGCAGCCTCTCTCCGGTCAGACCGCGTATTTGCTGCCGGTATGGAGCAAGCATTCGCTCCCGCAGCAGCCGGCTGCGGCCCCGTGGCATCTGGTGGAGCCATCCATCGCTACGCTGCGCCGCGCTGTGCAGCAGGCTGAGTCGCTCATGGCCTACACCAGGGAGCGGCTGCGGGAAAAGCATCTGATGGAAGCTGTCGTCAACTCGGCGCACGACGCGGTCATCGCTGTGGACCGCCACAGCCAGATCACCCTCGTGAACGAGCACGCCAAACTGCTCCTCGGACTTAACGGCGACGTGCTGGGCAAGCCGATCACGGATTACATCCCGCACTCGGATATGCTGCGGGTACTAAAGACGGGGCGGCAGGAGCTGGGAGATGTGGCTACCGTGTTCGACCGTTCCATCGTCATCAACCGGATTCCCGTCATCGTCAAAGACCAGATCGTTGGAGCCGTGTCCAACTTCAAGGAAATCAACGACATTCAGAAAATGGAGATGGCGCTGCGCAAAAAGCTTCACGAGAACGGGCTGGAAGCGAGGTATCGCCTGGACAGCATCGTCGGCTCGTCGCCGGAAATCGCCGCCACCCGGAAGCAGGCTGCGCTGTTTGCGGGCACGAACGCCACCGTCCTGATCACGGGAGAGTCCGGCACGGGAAAGGAGCTGTTCGCCCAGGGAATCCACCTGGAAAGCCCGCGGTCGGTCGGGCCGTTTTTGGCGGTCAATTGCGCCGCTTTGCCGGAGAGCCTTCTGGAGAGCGAGCTGTTCGGGTACGAGGATGGAGCCTTTACGGGAGCGAAAAAGGGCGGCAAGCCGGGGCTGTTTGAACTGGCCCACGGCGGAACGCTGTTTCTCGACGAAATCGGAGAGATGCCGCTGCGCATTCAAGTGCTGCTGCTTCGGGTGTTGCAGGAGCGCCGCGTGAGGCGCGTGGGCGGCGAGCGGATCATTCCCGTGGACGTGAGGATCGTAGCGGCGACCAACCGGGATCTGGCTGCCGAGATCGAACAGGGGCATTTTCGCGCCGACCTCTACTACCGGATCAATATGCTGGGACTCGAAATCCCCCCGTTGCGCGACCGCCTGTCGGACATACCCGAGCTGGTGGACAGCATGATCCAGGAAGTCAACGAACAGCATGAGCAAAAGGTAATGAGAATTGATCCGGAAATTTACCGCCTCTTTCAGGAGTATCACTGGCCGGGGAATGTCAGAGAGCTGCGCAATGTCGTCGAACGGATGGTGCTTTTGGCCAGGGGAGGGCAAGTCTCCCGGGAGAGCGTCGATTTCCTGTTCGCCAAAAGGAAAGCCAGCCTTCCACCTGCCCTCGTCACCGCCAAAGACAAGAGAATCGGGCCGGAAGCGGAGAAGATCGTCGCTGCGCTGCACCAGGCGAAGCATAACAAGACGCTCGCTGCAAAAGTGCTGGGGATGGATCGGACCACGCTTTGGCGCAAGATGAAGCAATACAACATCGAATGA
- a CDS encoding tartrate dehydrogenase has product MLHYSIAVIPGDGIGPEVMNEGLKVLRAIEESHGGIRFAHDVMDWNCTYYLTHGRMMPENGLELLKDYDLILLGAVGAPGVPDHVSVWELILPIRRTFQQYVNLRPVKLLRGLESPLRYKGHADLDFVVVRENTEGEYSNMGGRIHQGTPYEMAVQNNVFTRYGTERILKYAYSLAEKRPKKRVTAATKSNGINHSMPFWDEIVGEISKEHPGIETNLYHIDALAAYFITRPETFDVVVASNLFGDILTDLGAAIVGGLGLAPSGNINPERKYPSMFEPIHGSAPDIAGKGIANPIAQIWSLSMMMDHLDLPDISAVIMNAIEGVLLEGKVLTPDLGGKATTRELGDEIVRHIYQNTK; this is encoded by the coding sequence TTGCTTCATTATTCGATTGCGGTGATTCCGGGAGATGGGATCGGTCCCGAAGTGATGAACGAAGGACTAAAGGTACTCAGGGCCATTGAAGAAAGCCACGGCGGCATTCGTTTTGCCCACGACGTGATGGATTGGAACTGCACCTACTACCTCACACATGGACGGATGATGCCGGAAAATGGACTCGAACTGTTGAAGGACTACGATCTCATCCTGCTCGGAGCTGTTGGTGCTCCCGGGGTGCCTGACCACGTGTCCGTATGGGAATTGATCCTGCCCATTCGCCGCACTTTCCAGCAATACGTCAACTTGCGACCTGTGAAGCTGCTCCGGGGATTGGAAAGTCCGCTCCGATACAAGGGCCACGCCGATCTCGATTTCGTCGTCGTCCGGGAGAATACGGAAGGCGAATACTCCAATATGGGCGGGCGGATCCATCAGGGCACGCCGTACGAAATGGCTGTGCAGAACAACGTGTTTACCCGCTATGGTACCGAGCGAATTTTGAAGTACGCGTATTCCCTGGCGGAAAAGCGGCCGAAAAAAAGAGTCACGGCTGCCACTAAGTCGAACGGGATCAACCATTCGATGCCTTTCTGGGACGAGATTGTCGGGGAAATCAGCAAGGAGCACCCCGGAATTGAAACGAACCTGTACCACATCGACGCACTGGCCGCCTACTTCATTACACGTCCGGAAACATTCGACGTGGTCGTGGCGAGCAATTTGTTCGGCGACATTTTGACCGACCTGGGGGCGGCGATCGTGGGAGGACTGGGCCTGGCGCCATCGGGCAACATCAATCCCGAGCGCAAGTACCCATCCATGTTCGAGCCCATTCACGGCTCCGCTCCGGATATCGCGGGCAAAGGGATCGCCAATCCGATCGCGCAAATCTGGAGCCTCAGCATGATGATGGATCACCTCGACCTGCCCGACATCAGCGCCGTCATCATGAATGCCATCGAGGGGGTACTGCTGGAAGGAAAAGTGCTGACCCCTGATCTCGGGGGCAAGGCGACGACAAGGGAGCTGGGGGACGAGATCGTCCGCCACATCTATCAGAATACGAAATAG
- a CDS encoding TRAP transporter small permease: MGTIISKINSLIRLIVILLLAVMVVAVFLQVLFRFLLDQPLAWTEELARYLLIWITFLGSAYAMAIKAHIGTEYIQKFLSPLANKIVLAVAALLSIFFFGVMVQQGYLLAARSMTQTSPTLLVPMGYVYMVIPISGVLLIMNVLHVTWKDITGKE, from the coding sequence GTGGGCACCATCATTTCCAAAATCAACAGTCTCATCCGTCTCATCGTCATCCTGCTACTGGCCGTCATGGTCGTGGCTGTATTCCTGCAGGTGCTCTTCCGTTTTTTGCTCGATCAGCCGCTGGCCTGGACAGAGGAGCTGGCACGCTATTTGCTGATCTGGATCACGTTTCTCGGCTCCGCGTATGCGATGGCCATCAAGGCGCATATCGGGACGGAATACATTCAAAAGTTTTTATCGCCGCTGGCAAATAAAATTGTGTTGGCAGTGGCCGCACTTCTCAGCATTTTCTTTTTTGGGGTGATGGTACAGCAGGGCTACCTCCTGGCTGCGCGAAGCATGACTCAGACATCTCCCACTCTGCTCGTTCCCATGGGCTATGTCTACATGGTGATTCCGATCAGCGGTGTGCTGCTTATCATGAACGTTCTCCATGTGACATGGAAAGATATCACCGGGAAGGAGTGA
- a CDS encoding sigma-54-dependent Fis family transcriptional regulator has product MLSTIVQESWKRCQESNLIATQKSNDQIISTRRIKEIIQENHPLIRESLPLFDKLSPFLLSTEHIALLSDRNGNIIHTVGDPVFADHAQKVQLQVGANWQESNKGTNAIGTALIAQQPIQIQGEQHYFRENHFLTCSSAPIFSPSGELLGVVDISTRKEYTHPFALTIVCMIAEALQNRFLFAEAERVMTLPAASSSKGGAKWLPLIGLDRDERVVGLNSQAKRLLGPDVLGKGLDPQLERRGRTVQDNRKKLWPASPGFSLKPFPRLAGSCPLFLQAKMLAQKAAQVDFPVMISGESGTGKELFAQMIHETGPRANEPFIAVNCSSISENLIESELFGYEGGAFTGAQREGRIGKFEAARKGTIFLDEIGDMSLRAQAALLRVLQEKVVTPVGSNQSRPIHARVIAATHRNLPDEVKAGRFRADLYYRLKGVLIKLPSLRQRSDILQLAAHLLKQLAPDRRVTITREAQSLLTAYSWPGNVRELQGVLTQAAFLAEGDEIDVEHIQLEGLEDDAPQTTAAGVVGTMSLREMECEAIKRALHASRGNVSQAAKMLQIGRNTLYRKMADYHILTPTNQEDL; this is encoded by the coding sequence ATGTTGTCAACGATTGTCCAAGAGTCTTGGAAACGCTGTCAGGAGTCGAACCTCATCGCTACGCAAAAGTCGAATGACCAGATCATTTCCACCAGGCGGATCAAAGAAATCATTCAGGAAAATCACCCTCTGATTCGCGAAAGCCTGCCTCTTTTCGACAAGCTGTCTCCATTCCTGCTGTCGACGGAGCATATCGCGCTCTTGTCTGATCGGAACGGCAACATCATTCACACCGTAGGCGATCCCGTTTTCGCCGATCACGCCCAAAAGGTGCAGCTGCAGGTCGGAGCGAACTGGCAGGAGAGCAACAAAGGGACCAATGCGATCGGCACGGCTTTGATTGCGCAGCAGCCGATCCAGATTCAGGGAGAACAGCATTACTTTCGGGAAAATCACTTTCTTACGTGCTCCTCGGCTCCGATATTTTCTCCGTCGGGAGAGCTGCTGGGCGTGGTAGACATCAGCACGAGAAAAGAATATACACATCCGTTTGCTTTGACCATTGTTTGCATGATTGCGGAAGCATTGCAAAACCGCTTTTTGTTTGCCGAGGCCGAGCGGGTCATGACGTTGCCCGCTGCATCATCATCGAAGGGAGGGGCAAAGTGGCTGCCGTTGATCGGACTGGACCGAGACGAGCGCGTCGTCGGACTGAACAGTCAGGCGAAGCGGCTGCTAGGTCCGGATGTGCTCGGCAAAGGGCTCGATCCGCAGCTGGAGCGGAGAGGCCGTACAGTCCAGGATAACCGCAAAAAGCTATGGCCTGCTTCCCCCGGCTTCTCCCTCAAGCCGTTCCCGCGGCTGGCAGGCTCGTGTCCTCTTTTTTTGCAGGCCAAAATGCTGGCGCAAAAGGCGGCGCAGGTCGACTTTCCGGTCATGATCTCCGGGGAGAGCGGAACGGGCAAAGAGCTGTTTGCCCAGATGATTCACGAAACAGGCCCGCGAGCGAATGAACCGTTCATTGCAGTGAACTGCAGTTCAATATCGGAAAATTTGATCGAGAGCGAATTGTTTGGCTACGAAGGCGGGGCCTTTACCGGGGCCCAGCGGGAAGGCAGAATCGGAAAATTCGAAGCGGCCAGAAAGGGCACCATTTTTCTGGACGAAATCGGGGACATGTCCTTGCGGGCGCAAGCCGCTCTTCTTCGGGTCTTGCAGGAAAAGGTGGTGACTCCCGTCGGCAGCAACCAGTCCAGGCCCATCCACGCCCGGGTCATCGCAGCCACGCACAGGAACTTGCCGGACGAGGTCAAGGCGGGCCGGTTTCGCGCCGACCTGTACTATCGGCTCAAGGGCGTCCTGATCAAGCTCCCTTCTTTGCGCCAGCGGAGCGACATTCTGCAGCTGGCGGCCCATCTGCTGAAGCAGCTGGCACCTGATCGGCGCGTCACCATTACTCGTGAGGCGCAGTCTTTGCTCACGGCTTATTCGTGGCCGGGCAATGTACGCGAGCTGCAAGGAGTACTTACGCAAGCCGCATTTTTGGCTGAGGGAGACGAGATTGACGTCGAGCACATCCAACTGGAAGGATTGGAGGACGACGCCCCTCAGACTACTGCCGCCGGTGTGGTCGGAACCATGTCCCTGAGAGAGATGGAGTGCGAAGCGATCAAGCGAGCCTTGCACGCCAGCAGGGGCAATGTCAGCCAGGCGGCCAAAATGCTCCAGATCGGTCGGAATACGCTGTACCGTAAAATGGCCGACTACCATATCCTCACGCCGACGAATCAGGAGGACCTATGA
- a CDS encoding SDR family oxidoreductase has translation MNGQLLAGKTAIVTGAASGMGKAIATLFAEQGANVVLADLNKDAAGQVAQELPQGKAIPVQSDVADDESVAALVKETITTYGSIDVLVNCAGVPQAFTPIEELSLEQWDRTLAVNTKSIFLTTRHAVPHMKAAGKGSIINIASIAGIRARPGLNAYCASKGAAIMLSKALAIELAPYKIRVNVINPGPAETPMLGKFLNGDEAEVEAGKKDIFISSVPLGTLIQPEDIAGAALYLASDMAKIVTGEVMNVDGGRGI, from the coding sequence ATGAACGGACAACTGTTGGCAGGAAAAACGGCGATCGTAACAGGGGCTGCTTCGGGAATGGGGAAGGCGATCGCGACGCTGTTCGCCGAGCAGGGAGCGAACGTGGTTCTGGCGGATTTGAACAAGGATGCGGCGGGGCAAGTCGCACAGGAACTGCCGCAAGGAAAGGCGATCCCTGTGCAATCGGATGTGGCGGATGACGAAAGTGTGGCTGCACTGGTCAAGGAAACGATTACGACATATGGCTCTATCGACGTGCTGGTAAATTGCGCAGGCGTGCCGCAAGCATTCACTCCAATCGAGGAGCTGAGCCTCGAACAGTGGGATCGGACGCTCGCGGTCAACACCAAATCGATCTTTCTTACAACCAGGCACGCGGTCCCGCATATGAAAGCGGCGGGCAAGGGCAGCATCATCAACATCGCCTCTATCGCGGGAATCCGCGCTCGTCCGGGCCTCAATGCGTACTGCGCGTCGAAGGGAGCTGCAATCATGCTGAGCAAAGCGCTGGCCATCGAGCTGGCTCCGTACAAGATCAGGGTGAACGTCATCAATCCGGGCCCTGCCGAGACGCCGATGCTGGGCAAGTTTCTGAATGGGGACGAAGCGGAAGTGGAAGCGGGCAAAAAGGACATTTTCATCAGCAGCGTCCCGCTCGGCACGCTGATTCAGCCGGAAGATATCGCAGGGGCGGCGCTTTATCTGGCTTCCGACATGGCCAAAATCGTCACGGGCGAAGTGATGAACGTGGACGGTGGAAGAGGGATCTAG